The Pseudarthrobacter sulfonivorans genome includes a window with the following:
- the galU gene encoding UTP--glucose-1-phosphate uridylyltransferase GalU: MTMGKSITKAVIPAAGLGTRFLPATKAMPKEMLPVVDRPAIQYVVEEAVKAGLDDILMITGRSKRALEDHFDREPGLERALELKGDQGRLDLVHEASDLGPIHYVRQGEAKGLGHAVLCASQHVGNEPFAVLLGDDLIDEAETLLTTMIEVQQKTGGSVIALIEVDPSEISAYGCADITAIEGEDFVRVNSLVEKPAADEAPSNLAVIGRYVLHPSVFGVLEKTEPGRGGEIQLTDALQTLAAGDGEGSGVYGVVFKGRRYDTGDKLSYLKAVITLASERVEFGEDLKTWLKAFVG; encoded by the coding sequence ATGACAATGGGGAAATCTATTACCAAAGCCGTCATTCCTGCTGCCGGCCTGGGGACTCGCTTCCTGCCCGCCACCAAGGCAATGCCGAAGGAAATGCTGCCGGTGGTTGACCGCCCGGCCATCCAGTACGTCGTCGAGGAAGCCGTCAAGGCCGGCCTCGACGACATTTTGATGATCACGGGGCGTAGCAAGCGCGCCCTTGAGGACCACTTTGACCGTGAACCCGGACTGGAGCGCGCGCTTGAGCTGAAGGGCGATCAGGGTCGCCTGGACCTGGTCCACGAAGCCTCTGATCTTGGTCCAATCCACTACGTCCGCCAAGGCGAAGCCAAGGGCCTGGGCCACGCGGTGCTGTGCGCCAGCCAGCACGTTGGCAACGAACCGTTCGCCGTCCTTCTGGGTGACGACCTCATTGATGAGGCCGAGACCCTCCTCACCACCATGATCGAGGTGCAGCAGAAGACCGGCGGTTCGGTTATCGCGCTCATCGAGGTGGACCCCTCAGAGATCAGTGCGTATGGCTGCGCTGACATTACGGCCATTGAGGGCGAGGACTTTGTCCGCGTCAACAGCCTGGTGGAGAAGCCAGCCGCGGACGAGGCGCCGTCCAACCTAGCCGTCATCGGCCGGTACGTGCTGCACCCGTCCGTCTTTGGCGTCCTGGAGAAAACGGAACCGGGCCGCGGCGGGGAGATTCAGCTGACGGATGCCCTGCAGACTCTCGCCGCCGGCGACGGAGAAGGATCTGGCGTGTATGGCGTGGTCTTCAAAGGCCGCCGCTACGATACCGGCGACAAGCTGAGCTACCTCAAGGCAGTCATCACGCTGGCTTCCGAGCGAGTGGAGTTCGGCGAGGACTTGAAGACGTGGCTGAAGGCTTTCGTTGGCTAA
- a CDS encoding VanZ family protein yields MLVPLALIAFWPSPVDQPVQGELSSALEFLHAHGIPAWFSYQFVEASANVALFIPFGAVAALAYPKKHLWKIGILGLIVSSCIELGQLLFLHNRFASPSDLVTNTGGAVIGALLVAAALRRLQAHSWSAAGL; encoded by the coding sequence ATGTTGGTGCCGCTGGCGTTGATCGCATTCTGGCCCAGCCCCGTCGATCAACCCGTCCAGGGCGAGCTCTCCAGCGCCCTGGAATTCCTCCACGCCCACGGAATTCCTGCGTGGTTCAGTTACCAATTTGTCGAAGCATCCGCCAATGTAGCGCTCTTTATTCCGTTCGGCGCAGTTGCGGCCTTGGCGTATCCGAAAAAACACCTGTGGAAGATCGGGATTCTTGGGCTGATAGTCTCCAGCTGCATCGAACTGGGCCAGCTCCTGTTTCTTCACAACCGGTTCGCGAGCCCGTCAGATCTTGTCACAAACACCGGAGGGGCCGTAATTGGCGCTCTCCTGGTCGCTGCGGCCCTTAGACGCCTACAGGCCCACAGCTGGTCAGCGGCGGGCCTGTAG
- a CDS encoding LPXTG cell wall anchor domain-containing protein: MKKTLAALALAGSLALVGTAPAIAANYPPIPPQAAVSDGTVGPGETFVFRGRGPFAGESLTITVTPGNPPAASGATIGGTSVSAKIPVFQAPQTFPGQADAQGNFSVPITINTAGTFFITATGNISGNSTAPITVVVDPSFASNGAPLSNTGGAPLANTGAGLANTGADSGLILWTLVGAGALAAGAASVVVVRRRAKNEVAA, encoded by the coding sequence ATGAAAAAAACGCTCGCAGCACTCGCACTTGCAGGATCTCTCGCACTCGTCGGCACCGCGCCGGCCATCGCCGCCAACTACCCGCCCATCCCGCCGCAGGCCGCCGTGTCTGACGGCACCGTTGGCCCGGGCGAAACGTTCGTCTTCCGCGGACGCGGCCCCTTCGCTGGCGAATCCCTCACCATCACCGTGACCCCGGGCAACCCGCCGGCAGCAAGCGGCGCCACCATCGGTGGCACTTCAGTATCGGCAAAGATCCCCGTCTTCCAGGCGCCGCAGACCTTCCCCGGTCAGGCGGACGCACAGGGCAACTTTTCCGTGCCGATCACCATCAACACCGCCGGCACTTTCTTCATCACCGCCACGGGTAACATCTCGGGTAACTCGACTGCCCCCATCACGGTTGTTGTGGACCCGAGCTTCGCCAGCAACGGTGCACCGCTGTCCAACACGGGCGGCGCTCCGCTCGCAAACACCGGAGCCGGCCTTGCCAACACCGGCGCCGACTCGGGCCTGATCCTGTGGACCCTGGTGGGCGCAGGCGCACTGGCTGCAGGCGCAGCCTCCGTGGTTGTTGTTCGCCGCCGCGCAAAGAACGAGGTTGCTGCCTAA
- a CDS encoding DUF4012 domain-containing protein, with protein MTENVGSSTRNPPRSRQRHNRRPLLLPLVAVGVLLLITVTGAAWLASKASAIDSELNAATLLIQPLKEAITGDNPGDAAATVKQLRAHTTAANEAANDPIWKLASSLPGLGSNFSAVSEVARSADDVTSLGLEPLVKVYSTLDWQALLPSGTGTDLGPLQAASPSVSAAANAVRLSADRLNQIDIGKLVPQVADPLTRARDQLQNATGALDAAANAANIAPGMLGSQTPRNYLLMIQNNAESRSSGGIPGALAVLSLDKGTLSLGSQSSASDIGVMAPIVPLDPEQQQIYSGRVGKFMQDVNLTPDFPTAASTAQAMWERKTGQRVDGVISIDPVALGYILDATGPVTITHPELVALASVGLPTELTGKNVVQTLLSDVYAKIEQPALQDVYFAGVAQEIFAALSEGRGNATGIIAGLSRGTDEGRVLVWSGLAAEQSVIAKYTVSGSIAGPSVAPAQFGVYFNDGTGAKMDYHVKRTVQLVKECSRDGYEQTTVRVTSTNTAPADAATSLPAYVTGGGAFGVPAGSVQTNIVAYGPVQANVETAKVDGQSTDFAPFVHSNRPVGVLAIKLAPGESRTVEFTFGKIVQHTEPNVVVTPTVQAVKDVILPTEILPCGQ; from the coding sequence ATGACGGAAAACGTCGGTTCCAGCACTCGGAATCCTCCAAGGTCTCGCCAGAGGCACAACCGCCGACCTCTGCTGCTGCCTCTGGTGGCCGTGGGCGTCTTGTTGCTCATCACAGTTACGGGAGCGGCTTGGTTGGCAAGCAAAGCGTCCGCGATAGACTCCGAACTCAACGCGGCAACTCTTCTAATCCAGCCGCTGAAGGAGGCAATTACTGGTGACAACCCCGGCGACGCGGCTGCTACAGTCAAACAACTTCGCGCTCACACCACAGCAGCGAACGAAGCTGCCAACGACCCAATCTGGAAGTTAGCATCGAGCTTGCCCGGCCTCGGCTCCAACTTCAGCGCTGTGTCCGAGGTTGCACGCTCGGCGGATGACGTGACCAGCCTAGGTCTCGAACCGCTAGTGAAGGTTTACAGCACCCTCGATTGGCAGGCACTTCTTCCCAGCGGCACGGGTACTGACCTCGGTCCACTCCAGGCAGCGTCTCCAAGCGTCTCGGCTGCAGCGAATGCCGTCCGGTTGTCAGCGGATCGGCTAAATCAGATCGATATTGGCAAGCTGGTACCTCAAGTAGCGGACCCGTTGACTCGTGCAAGGGACCAGTTGCAGAACGCGACCGGGGCTCTCGACGCGGCCGCCAATGCCGCGAACATCGCGCCTGGAATGCTCGGCTCGCAAACCCCACGCAACTATCTCCTCATGATCCAAAACAATGCCGAGAGTCGGTCCTCAGGCGGCATACCTGGGGCGCTAGCCGTTCTCAGCCTCGACAAGGGCACGCTGTCACTTGGCTCACAGAGCAGCGCGAGTGACATCGGCGTCATGGCGCCAATAGTGCCGTTGGACCCGGAGCAGCAACAGATCTACTCCGGGCGCGTGGGCAAGTTTATGCAGGATGTGAACTTGACGCCGGACTTTCCAACAGCCGCCAGCACTGCTCAGGCCATGTGGGAGAGAAAGACCGGACAGCGTGTTGACGGTGTGATCTCCATCGACCCGGTGGCATTGGGCTACATCTTGGATGCCACCGGTCCCGTAACAATCACGCATCCGGAGCTCGTGGCACTCGCATCCGTAGGCTTGCCCACAGAGCTTACCGGCAAGAACGTCGTGCAGACGTTGCTCTCTGACGTATATGCAAAGATCGAGCAGCCCGCTCTCCAAGATGTCTACTTCGCCGGTGTTGCTCAGGAAATTTTTGCAGCCTTGTCGGAAGGTAGGGGGAACGCCACGGGCATAATCGCCGGGCTCAGTCGCGGGACCGATGAAGGTCGTGTTCTCGTCTGGTCCGGACTGGCGGCGGAACAGTCAGTAATAGCCAAGTACACCGTTAGCGGATCCATTGCTGGACCTAGCGTTGCCCCAGCCCAATTCGGTGTCTACTTCAACGATGGCACGGGCGCAAAGATGGATTACCACGTGAAGCGAACCGTTCAACTAGTGAAGGAATGCTCCAGAGACGGTTACGAGCAAACAACTGTTCGCGTTACGAGCACAAACACTGCACCAGCCGACGCCGCAACGTCGCTGCCGGCCTACGTCACCGGTGGTGGGGCTTTCGGCGTGCCCGCGGGATCAGTTCAAACCAACATCGTGGCGTACGGTCCCGTCCAAGCAAACGTAGAAACTGCCAAGGTCGACGGTCAGAGCACTGACTTCGCTCCATTCGTCCACAGCAACAGGCCCGTGGGCGTTCTGGCTATCAAGCTCGCCCCAGGCGAAAGCCGGACAGTCGAATTCACATTCGGCAAGATCGTGCAACACACCGAGCCCAACGTCGTTGTCACACCCACTGTCCAAGCTGTCAAGGATGTGATCTTGCCCACAGAAATTCTGCCATGCGGGCAATAG
- a CDS encoding UDP-glucose dehydrogenase family protein, with protein sequence MRISVIGCGYLGAVHAACMAKLGHEVVGIDVDARKIEELSAARAPFYEPGLDDLLREVQETGRLSFTSELSAAAGSAVHFICVGTPQKKGENGADLTYVDAAATGLLPYLSPGDVVVGKSTVPVGTASRLAGLLRAEQPDAHLVWNPEFLREGHAVADTLHPDRFVYGVFDGSEDHPAVAVLDDVYAAPRAAGTPRLVTDHPTAELVKAAANSFLATKISFINAMAEVCEAAGADVTQLADAIGMDDRIGRKFLNAGIGFGGGCLPKDIRAFMARAGELGADQALTFLREVDAINMRRRTRVVELARDLCDGSLLGKRITVLGAAFKPESDDVRDSPALSIAAQLQLQGAVVTVTDPKALANAARRFPELHYETDAATAVQNADALLLLTEWQEYRDLDPYALARSVALPRVLDGRNVLDADKWRAAGWTYRGLGRP encoded by the coding sequence ATGCGCATATCGGTAATCGGCTGCGGGTATCTGGGAGCTGTTCACGCGGCGTGCATGGCGAAGTTGGGCCACGAGGTGGTCGGCATCGATGTGGACGCGCGGAAAATCGAAGAACTGTCCGCAGCACGTGCACCCTTTTACGAACCGGGACTTGATGACCTCCTGCGGGAGGTTCAGGAAACGGGACGGCTATCGTTCACCAGCGAGCTCTCGGCCGCTGCGGGAAGCGCTGTGCATTTCATTTGTGTCGGCACGCCTCAGAAAAAGGGAGAAAACGGTGCTGATCTGACGTACGTGGATGCCGCCGCAACAGGACTTCTTCCCTATCTTTCTCCAGGTGACGTCGTGGTAGGAAAGTCGACAGTACCTGTGGGAACGGCCTCACGTCTGGCGGGCCTTCTCCGCGCAGAACAACCCGATGCGCACTTGGTTTGGAATCCAGAATTCCTTCGTGAAGGCCATGCCGTTGCGGATACTCTCCACCCCGACCGATTCGTTTATGGGGTTTTCGACGGTTCTGAGGACCATCCTGCCGTTGCCGTTCTGGATGACGTTTACGCGGCTCCGCGCGCAGCGGGCACTCCCCGACTCGTCACCGACCACCCGACCGCGGAACTCGTGAAGGCTGCGGCAAATTCGTTCTTGGCCACCAAAATTTCTTTCATCAACGCCATGGCTGAAGTATGCGAAGCGGCCGGAGCAGACGTTACCCAACTCGCTGACGCTATCGGCATGGATGATCGGATTGGTCGGAAATTCCTCAATGCGGGAATTGGCTTCGGCGGAGGGTGCTTACCGAAGGACATCCGTGCATTCATGGCCCGCGCCGGAGAGCTCGGCGCCGATCAGGCGCTGACGTTTCTTCGCGAGGTAGACGCCATCAACATGCGTCGCCGAACTCGTGTAGTAGAGCTTGCCCGCGACTTGTGCGATGGCTCCTTGCTTGGCAAACGGATCACGGTATTGGGCGCCGCATTTAAGCCTGAAAGCGATGACGTTCGTGACTCGCCGGCGCTCAGCATTGCCGCGCAGCTCCAATTGCAAGGTGCTGTGGTGACAGTGACGGACCCGAAAGCGCTGGCAAACGCCGCGCGCAGGTTCCCGGAACTCCACTACGAAACCGATGCGGCGACAGCCGTCCAGAACGCGGATGCTTTGTTGTTACTAACTGAATGGCAGGAATACCGAGACCTAGATCCCTACGCGTTAGCGAGGTCGGTCGCACTGCCTCGCGTTCTTGATGGCCGAAACGTCCTGGACGCCGATAAATGGCGTGCGGCCGGGTGGACCTACCGCGGCCTAGGGAGACCCTGA
- a CDS encoding sugar transferase, which produces MSEDANWRRRSSRRLRIVDAFVVVWAVVGAFLIRFGLDPEFSSAGQDIPYVWFSVVLAAAWWLMLGAWNSRQSRILGSGPDEYKRVAAASLWLFGIIAIVSYVFRIDTARGYVGLALPVGLLGLLLGRWLIRQHLSIKRGQGYSMSRLLLVGGPGAVAHLASSLKSAKHAGYLPVGVYMPGTESDHGVEPNSGLAIMGHKPDTRSIVAALDACGADAVAVSAGVQLHPQTLRQLGWELAARNIGLIMAPALTDIAGPRIHTQQVAGLPLIHVTTPTLEAGQRVAKRLFDLFAAGLLLLLASPAMLLVVALIRMDSAGPVFFRQERVGMEGNHFYMLKFRSMVIDAEARLAELARKNEGSGPLFKMKNDPRVTRIGGFLRRFSVDELPQLLNVLSGSMSLVGPRPPLPREVEAYESDVRRRLLVKPGLTGLWQVSGRSNLSWQDSVRLDLYYVENWSLAGDLVIILRTVRAVFRSTGAY; this is translated from the coding sequence GTGAGTGAGGACGCCAATTGGCGCAGGCGTTCTTCGCGGCGCTTACGGATAGTTGACGCCTTCGTCGTCGTTTGGGCTGTCGTGGGTGCGTTCCTGATACGGTTCGGACTTGACCCAGAATTTAGTTCTGCGGGCCAGGACATCCCGTACGTATGGTTTTCGGTGGTCCTCGCTGCCGCGTGGTGGTTGATGCTGGGCGCTTGGAATAGTCGTCAGAGCCGTATCCTCGGGTCCGGACCGGACGAATATAAACGCGTAGCAGCGGCGTCTCTTTGGCTGTTTGGCATTATTGCAATTGTTTCCTACGTATTCAGGATTGACACAGCACGCGGATACGTTGGTTTAGCGCTTCCCGTCGGGCTACTTGGACTCCTGCTTGGTCGATGGCTCATCAGGCAACACCTCAGCATCAAGCGCGGACAGGGCTACAGCATGTCCCGTCTTCTCTTGGTGGGCGGACCCGGTGCTGTCGCGCACCTGGCATCCTCATTGAAAAGCGCAAAGCATGCCGGCTACCTTCCCGTCGGCGTTTACATGCCTGGGACCGAAAGCGACCATGGAGTCGAACCAAATTCGGGACTTGCGATTATGGGGCACAAACCCGACACACGTTCCATAGTCGCCGCTTTAGATGCCTGCGGGGCCGATGCCGTAGCCGTCTCCGCAGGCGTTCAATTGCATCCTCAGACGCTCAGACAGTTGGGCTGGGAACTGGCTGCTCGGAATATCGGGCTGATAATGGCACCAGCGCTCACGGACATTGCTGGGCCTCGGATTCATACACAGCAGGTCGCAGGTTTACCTCTGATCCATGTCACGACGCCGACGCTTGAAGCAGGCCAACGTGTCGCCAAACGGCTTTTTGACCTCTTTGCAGCGGGCCTTCTGCTCTTGCTGGCATCACCCGCAATGCTCCTCGTAGTCGCCCTGATAAGGATGGATAGCGCGGGTCCGGTCTTTTTCCGTCAGGAACGAGTAGGAATGGAAGGGAACCATTTCTATATGCTCAAGTTCCGCTCTATGGTGATCGACGCCGAAGCCCGCCTTGCAGAATTAGCACGGAAGAACGAAGGCAGTGGCCCGCTATTTAAGATGAAGAATGACCCACGAGTGACGCGCATTGGCGGCTTCCTGCGGCGATTCAGCGTCGACGAATTGCCGCAGCTGCTAAACGTCCTCAGTGGATCAATGAGTCTTGTTGGCCCTCGCCCTCCTCTTCCCCGGGAAGTCGAAGCATATGAAAGCGACGTTCGTCGTCGTCTGCTGGTCAAGCCCGGGCTCACGGGGCTGTGGCAGGTTAGTGGCCGCTCCAATCTGTCGTGGCAGGACTCTGTCCGACTGGACCTGTACTACGTAGAAAACTGGTCGCTAGCCGGCGACCTCGTAATCATCCTCCGAACAGTCCGTGCTGTCTTTCGCAGCACTGGCGCCTACTAA
- a CDS encoding GDP-L-fucose synthase family protein codes for MSEDGVFEPTALDRSSKFYVAGHRGLVGSAIWRNLETEGFTNLVGKTSSELDLKDRDAVFAFFAESKPRYVVLAAAKVGGILANNTYPVDFLSDNLRIQVNVLDAAREHGVERLLFLGSSCIYPKFAEQPIREDSLLTGHLEPTNDAYAIAKIAGIMQIQAIRRQYGLPWISAMPTNLYGPGDNFSPTGSHVLPALIRRYDEAAKSGTQVVTNWGTGSPRREFLHVDDMASACLHLLENYDGPSQVNVGTGSDVTIRELASMVASAVGYTGEIAWDTTKPDGTPRKLLDVSKLADAGWSASIGLEEGIRRTVEWFRENSLSVRS; via the coding sequence GTGTCTGAGGACGGTGTATTCGAACCAACTGCGCTGGACAGGTCGTCAAAATTCTATGTGGCGGGCCACCGCGGTCTGGTGGGCTCCGCGATCTGGCGAAACTTGGAAACCGAGGGCTTCACTAATCTTGTTGGCAAGACATCATCGGAGCTCGACCTGAAGGATCGCGACGCCGTATTCGCGTTCTTTGCTGAGTCGAAGCCGCGCTACGTGGTTCTTGCTGCTGCCAAGGTTGGTGGAATCCTCGCCAACAATACTTATCCGGTTGATTTCCTCAGTGACAACCTCCGCATTCAAGTCAACGTCCTCGACGCTGCAAGGGAACATGGAGTTGAGAGACTCCTCTTCTTGGGATCCTCCTGCATCTATCCGAAATTCGCTGAACAGCCCATACGCGAAGACTCACTGCTCACCGGCCACCTGGAGCCAACTAACGACGCCTATGCAATTGCCAAGATTGCAGGAATCATGCAGATCCAAGCTATTCGCCGGCAGTACGGCCTTCCATGGATCTCGGCCATGCCGACTAACCTGTACGGACCTGGAGACAACTTCTCGCCCACGGGTTCCCATGTCTTGCCTGCTTTGATAAGGCGCTACGACGAGGCTGCAAAGTCAGGGACCCAGGTCGTGACTAACTGGGGAACAGGATCACCGCGGCGGGAGTTCCTGCACGTGGACGACATGGCGTCAGCCTGCCTTCACCTTCTGGAAAACTACGACGGCCCGTCACAGGTCAACGTGGGCACTGGAAGCGACGTCACCATTCGTGAGCTTGCCTCGATGGTTGCATCAGCGGTCGGCTACACAGGCGAAATCGCGTGGGACACCACCAAGCCTGATGGCACGCCCAGGAAGCTACTCGATGTCTCCAAATTGGCCGATGCCGGCTGGTCTGCGTCGATCGGACTTGAAGAGGGAATTCGCAGAACAGTCGAATGGTTCAGAGAAAATTCACTCTCCGTTCGCAGCTAA
- the gmd gene encoding GDP-mannose 4,6-dehydratase translates to MTKRALITGITGQDGSYLAELLLNKGYEVHGLIRRASTFNTARVDHLYVDPHDPKAKLFLHYGDLSDGARLVTLLAEINPDEVYNLAAQSHVRVSFDEPEHTADTTGVGTIRLLEAVRMSGINTKFYQASSSEMFGATPPPQNEETPFYPRSPYGAAKVYSYWITKNYREAYGMFAVNGILFNHESPRRGETFVTRKITRAVAAIKAGKQDLLYMGNLDAVRDWGYAAEYVEGMWRMLQADEPDDFVLATGGNYTVRDFLQISFEHAGLNWENHVRFDERYLRPTEVDALVGDASKAQEKLGWKASVHTPELARIMVDADIEALKHAGNHWIDTVELESWKN, encoded by the coding sequence ATGACAAAACGCGCACTAATTACCGGTATCACAGGCCAGGATGGCTCTTACCTTGCCGAGCTTTTGCTGAACAAGGGCTACGAAGTTCATGGACTCATTCGCCGGGCTTCGACTTTCAACACGGCGCGGGTCGATCACCTTTACGTAGACCCGCACGATCCGAAAGCCAAGCTTTTCCTTCACTATGGAGACCTGAGTGACGGCGCCCGGTTGGTGACGCTACTGGCGGAGATAAATCCTGACGAGGTCTACAACCTGGCAGCCCAGTCTCACGTACGTGTCTCATTTGATGAGCCTGAACACACCGCTGACACCACGGGCGTTGGTACTATTCGGCTGCTGGAAGCAGTGCGAATGTCCGGCATCAACACGAAGTTCTACCAAGCCTCGTCTTCGGAGATGTTTGGTGCGACACCACCGCCGCAGAATGAGGAAACGCCGTTCTATCCCCGTTCGCCCTACGGAGCGGCAAAGGTCTACAGCTACTGGATCACCAAGAACTACCGTGAGGCATACGGGATGTTTGCAGTCAATGGAATCCTCTTCAACCACGAATCACCTCGTCGAGGCGAAACATTTGTGACGCGTAAGATTACGCGCGCTGTGGCGGCCATCAAGGCGGGCAAGCAGGACCTGCTGTACATGGGAAATCTCGACGCCGTGCGCGACTGGGGTTACGCTGCGGAATACGTCGAAGGGATGTGGCGCATGCTTCAGGCAGACGAGCCCGATGACTTTGTCCTAGCGACGGGGGGCAACTACACGGTTCGCGATTTCCTCCAAATTTCATTTGAACACGCTGGCCTAAATTGGGAAAACCATGTCCGCTTTGACGAACGCTACCTTCGTCCCACGGAAGTTGACGCTCTTGTCGGAGACGCATCGAAAGCCCAGGAGAAGCTCGGCTGGAAGGCCTCGGTTCATACACCTGAACTGGCCAGAATCATGGTCGACGCTGACATCGAAGCCCTTAAGCATGCTGGGAATCACTGGATCGACACGGTCGAGCTCGAAAGTTGGAAGAACTAG
- a CDS encoding polysaccharide biosynthesis tyrosine autokinase encodes MLPFLSMPVGATPETYRGTPVLDLRDYLRILRRNWILVVAATLAGLLVGGVFSVLAKPIYKADTELFVATHSSGSVQELLQGNTFTQARVQSYVKTVGSPLVLQPAIDSLGLETTPAQLSRVVTASSDLDTVLINITVEDGSPVRAAATAEAVATSLIRAVDSLERPKTGGTSPVSLSIIKPAVAPDAPSSPNTRLNLLLGLVVGLALGIGLSVLRTLTDTRIRGEADMRNITDAPLLGGISFDAEATKKPLLTQVAPQSPRAESFRQLRTNLQFANVSGHAKTVLITSSLPGEGKSTTATNLAIALAQAGESVCLIDADLRRPMVGDYMGIDASAGLTTALVGLADVDDLLQPWGDDNLFILASGQIPPNPSELLGSTEMKQLIMRLEQAFDTIIIDAPPLLPVTDAAVLSQHVGGVVLVVGTQKLKHQDLVKSIAALQLVGSNLLGVVLNRLPPKGPDAYSYSYGGHDATLSNDETPLAADGTSRRRARGNQNGGWKVHGAASAGSEVLQDDGPRPATKYPAGRLSKR; translated from the coding sequence ATGTTGCCGTTCTTGAGCATGCCGGTGGGGGCAACGCCAGAAACTTACAGGGGGACTCCGGTTTTGGATTTACGCGACTACCTGCGCATTTTGCGCCGCAACTGGATATTAGTAGTTGCCGCAACGCTGGCTGGTCTCCTCGTCGGAGGGGTGTTTTCGGTTCTAGCCAAACCCATTTACAAAGCCGATACAGAGCTCTTTGTAGCTACTCATAGTTCGGGGTCAGTCCAAGAACTCCTGCAGGGTAACACTTTTACTCAGGCACGAGTTCAATCTTATGTGAAGACGGTTGGGTCGCCCCTGGTGCTTCAACCGGCTATCGATTCCCTTGGGCTCGAGACGACCCCCGCCCAATTATCAAGGGTAGTGACGGCGAGCAGTGACCTTGATACGGTCCTGATCAACATTACTGTTGAGGACGGTTCGCCGGTTCGGGCAGCAGCAACGGCGGAGGCGGTAGCTACCAGCCTGATTCGCGCGGTCGATTCCCTTGAGCGGCCAAAGACGGGGGGAACATCCCCTGTGAGTCTTTCAATCATCAAACCGGCAGTCGCGCCAGATGCGCCTTCCAGTCCGAATACGCGTCTAAATTTGCTCCTCGGCCTGGTAGTTGGGCTGGCGTTGGGTATCGGCCTCTCCGTTCTGAGGACACTTACGGATACCCGTATCAGGGGCGAAGCCGATATGCGCAACATAACGGATGCTCCACTATTGGGCGGCATTTCCTTTGACGCTGAGGCGACCAAAAAGCCTCTCCTAACACAGGTTGCACCTCAGAGCCCAAGAGCAGAATCGTTCCGCCAACTACGCACGAACCTTCAATTCGCTAATGTGTCGGGGCACGCGAAAACCGTCCTAATTACATCGTCCTTGCCTGGCGAGGGAAAAAGCACCACTGCTACAAACCTGGCGATAGCCCTGGCTCAGGCGGGTGAATCCGTTTGTCTGATCGATGCAGATCTTCGTCGGCCTATGGTGGGTGACTACATGGGTATCGACGCGAGCGCAGGTCTCACCACCGCACTTGTAGGTCTTGCCGATGTAGACGATCTGTTGCAGCCGTGGGGCGATGACAATCTGTTTATCCTAGCCTCTGGTCAGATTCCGCCAAATCCCAGTGAGCTTCTGGGATCGACCGAGATGAAGCAACTCATTATGAGGCTGGAACAAGCATTCGACACGATCATCATCGATGCGCCGCCGCTGCTGCCGGTAACGGATGCAGCAGTACTTTCGCAACACGTAGGCGGTGTGGTGCTTGTAGTTGGAACACAGAAGCTCAAGCACCAAGATTTGGTCAAGTCAATTGCGGCTCTGCAACTGGTTGGATCCAATCTATTGGGAGTTGTTCTCAATAGGCTTCCGCCGAAGGGGCCTGACGCGTATTCTTACTCCTACGGCGGTCATGACGCAACATTGTCGAATGATGAGACTCCATTGGCGGCCGATGGGACTAGCCGCCGTCGGGCTAGGGGCAACCAGAATGGTGGGTGGAAGGTACATGGGGCAGCGTCAGCTGGCTCTGAGGTGCTACAAGATGACGGTCCTAGACCGGCGACCAAGTATCCGGCCGGCCGATTGTCCAAGAGATGA
- a CDS encoding WecB/TagA/CpsF family glycosyltransferase — MNAYTVALASQSEVYRECLQQPAVNLPDGKPLTWASQLFGQNPVIRQIRGPQLFLDTFDVGQSAGIKHFLLGSTEEVLLKLRNNLLKQFPDAQIAGMESPPFRQLTAKEYAAQDDRIVRSGAHIVWVGLGTPKQDFEARRLVEATGLLAVAVGAAFDFAAGTVREAPAWVRNAGFEWLFRLLSEPRRLWRRYVFGNVTFIRTVISERYARR; from the coding sequence GTGAACGCCTACACTGTTGCATTGGCCAGCCAATCCGAGGTCTATCGTGAGTGCCTCCAGCAGCCCGCAGTAAATCTTCCTGACGGTAAACCGCTAACATGGGCTTCACAGCTTTTCGGGCAGAACCCCGTTATTCGGCAGATACGCGGTCCGCAATTATTTCTTGACACGTTTGACGTTGGTCAGTCTGCTGGTATCAAGCACTTTCTTTTGGGGTCTACTGAAGAAGTGCTTTTAAAGCTGCGTAATAACCTGCTGAAACAGTTTCCTGACGCACAAATTGCTGGTATGGAGAGTCCTCCATTTCGACAGCTTACCGCTAAGGAATACGCGGCTCAAGACGACAGGATTGTCAGGTCTGGTGCCCACATTGTTTGGGTCGGATTAGGGACGCCCAAGCAGGATTTTGAGGCTCGCCGCCTGGTTGAAGCAACAGGACTACTTGCAGTGGCGGTGGGTGCAGCATTTGATTTCGCTGCTGGCACGGTTCGAGAGGCGCCTGCATGGGTGCGAAATGCTGGGTTTGAGTGGCTGTTCCGCTTGCTTAGCGAGCCACGAAGACTCTGGCGGCGCTACGTATTCGGAAACGTGACGTTTATCAGAACTGTTATCAGCGAGCGGTACGCACGTCGGTAA